In one window of Camelina sativa cultivar DH55 chromosome 15, Cs, whole genome shotgun sequence DNA:
- the LOC104745538 gene encoding uncharacterized protein LOC104745538, with product MATTQSHTSDLTSEEQPASLDIMKEQPVPANNETSASFKSSQEAAVVVHPAKVAPLTGPYGLSGDFAGHLPSSILSPQAQGFYYRGYENPSGEWDEYSSYVNVEGLDITSPVGFNENASLVYQTGYGYNPQMPYGPYSPAASPLPSEGQLYSPQQFPFSGASPYYQQVVPPSMQYITSPTQPELTSLVGVDQQGDNIGPRPSYHPHPIGPFNGNQPNLGFPEWQQGFDGGIWSDWSKPSDMHRHSSSISPALSPQPLGSFGSFGQNVPMGSQRQRSFYGFGSGSNSYNRGYMHSGGRGQGSNYGTRLISNVGMGNQGWIGVDNTRGRGRVSDLSLGGGGYNGTFDILNEQNRGPRASKPKTQVSEELDSAADSKKNTKGSATEHEESNNSSDFITDYDNAKLFIIKSYSEDNVHKSIKYNVWASTPNGNKKLDAAYREAKDEKEPCPVFLLFSVNASSQFCGVAEMVGPVDFEKSVDYWQQDKWSGQFPVKWHIIKDVPNSQFRHIILENNDNKPVTNSRDTQEVKLEQGIEMLKIFKNYDADTSILDDFGFYEEREKIIQDRKARRQPSLPSAGLVVAGETEHKPASAALPTEFIKNMSKSFAQVVRLDEGSKEASKASSSPDAITATAAVSSGQSN from the exons ATGGCAACGACTCAATCACACACCTCAGATCTTACTTCTG AGGAGCAACCTGCTAGTCTGGACATCATGAAGGAGCAG CCTGTTCCGGCAAACAACGAGACATCAGCCTCTTTTAAGTCCTCTCAGGAAGCTGCTGTTGTAGTTCATCCAGCAAAAGTTGCTCCACTGACTGGACCTTATGGTTTATCAGGTGATTTTGCCGGACACTTACCTAGCAGCATCCTCTCTCCTCAAGCACAAGGCTTTTACTATAGAG GTTATGAAAACCCCTCTGGCGAATGGGACGAATATTCTTCGTATGTTAATGTTGAAGGGTTGGACATCACATCTCCT GTTGGCTTCAATGAGAATGCTTCTCTAGTCTACCAAACGGGATACGGATATAACCCTCAAATGCCATATGGGCCATATTCCCCTGCTGCAAGTCCCTTACCTTCAGAGGGGCAGTTGTATTCGCCACAGCAGTTTCCGTTTTCGGGGGCATCGCCGTATTACCAGCAGGTAGTTCCTCCTAGCATGCAATATATTACTTCTCCAACTCAGCCCGAGCTCACCAGCCTTGTCGGTGTTGACCAACAAGGTGATAACATTGGACCACGCCCCTCCTACCATCCTCATCCCATTGGACCGTTTAATGGAAACCAGCCAAACCTTGGTTTTCCTGAATGGCAGCAAGGTTTTGACGGGGGGATATGGTCAGATTGGTCCAAGCCTTCTGATATGCACAGAcattcttcttcgatttcaccAGCTTTATCTCCTCAGCCACTTGGCTCATTTGGATCATTTGGCCAGAACGTTCCCATG GGATCACAGCGACAAAGATCATTTTACGGTTTTGGATCTGGTTCAAACTCCTATAACAGAGGTTACATGCATAGTGGTGGTCGTGGCCAAGGCTCTAACTATGGAACTAGACTAATTTCTAATGTGGGTATGGGAAACCAAGGCTGGATCGGGGTTGACAACACTAGAGGGCGTGGAAGGGTTAGCGATCTATCTCTGGGTGGTGGCGGTTATAATGGTACCTTTGATATCCTGAACGAGCAAAATCGAGGACCAAGGGCTTCAAAGCCCAAGACTCAGGTCTCAGAGGAGCTTGATTCTGCTGCTGATTCTAAGAAAAATACCAAAGGCAGTGCAACGGAACACGAGGAATCCAACAACAGTTCCGATTTTATCACCGACTACGATAACGCCAAGTTGTTCATCATCAAGTCTTACAGTGAAGACAATGTTCACAAGAGCATTAAATACAATGTTTGGGCTAGCACCCCTAATGGCAACAAAAAGCTTGACGCTGCTTATCGTGAGGCCAAGGATGAGAAAGAACCCTGCCCAGTGTTTCTTCTGTTCTCT GTAAATGCGAGTTCTCAGTTCTGTGGTGTAGCGGAGATGGTTGGACCTGTTGACTTTGAGAAGAGCGTTGATTACTGGCAACAAGACAAATGGAGTGGACAGTTCCCAGTGAAGTGGCACATCATCAAAGATGTTCCAAACAGTCAGTTCCGCCACATTATATTGGAAAACAATGACAACAAGCCTGTGACTAATAGTCGAGACACCCAAGAA GTAAAACTGGAACAGGGCATCGAGATGCTGAAGATCTTCAAGAACTACGATGCTGACACGTCAATCTTGGATGATTTCGGGTTTTATGAAGAGCGGGAGAAAATTATACAGGACAGGAAGGCAAGAAGACAGCCAAGCTTGCCATCGGCAGGACTAGTAGTAGCAGGAGAAACAGAACATAAACCTGCATCTGCTGCATTGCCAACAGAGTTCATCAAGAACATGTCCAAAAGTTTTGCACAAGTTGTCCGCTTGGACGAGGGGAGCAAAGAAGCAAGCAAGGCCAGTTCATCTCCAGATGCAATTACAGCAACAGCAGCAGTCTCTTCCGGTCAATCCAACTAG
- the LOC104745540 gene encoding uncharacterized protein LOC104745540 encodes MRIGLLSLSLSNKNQTSPNPSPSPSPRANIYKRLKAHLIGRTDLISSKGFTQEKTMNSGDTLSTFSQFISSSDKFFRRADDADGGFCYCSATVLALVFILLYQVLVSRKFRFFSHASSSSPAVSISQSQNSQSRISTLVSDEDLKGLIEKLGERNEDGEIWEDVIQKSNPRVSYTAKCCKPKDGGPMKYLSTTVFEDCSPEVLRDFYMDNEYRTQWDKTVVEHQQLQVDSSSGIEIGRTIKKFPLLTPREYVLAWRLWEGNDEFYCFIKECDHNMVPQQRKYVRVSYFRSGWRIRKVHGRNACEIHMFHQEDAGLNVEMAKLAFSRGIWSYVCKMENALRKFIATSHQPKGPTLSAVSLMKKIPSELESQTSGITNSGTTTTSEGAKRKKLLRKPSKKLIANSILLVGGAVGGAICLSRGHSALGAKVALAYFLSKMRKRGAPLSQTTQNAVRSDLDTVVVSLLMFRCLLHF; translated from the exons ATGAGGATTGGTTTGTTGTCTTTGTCACTCAGCAACAAGAACCAGACTAGTCCTAATCCTAGTCCTAGTCCTAGTCCACGCGCGAATATATACAAACGTCTTAAAGCCCATTTGATAGGACGAACCGATCTCATCTCCAGTAAGGGTTTTACTCAGGAAAAAACGATGAATAGTGGCGATACCTTATCGACGTTTTCTCAGTTTATCTCCTCTTCCGATAAATTTTTCCGGCGAGCTGATGATGCTGATGGAGGCTTTTGTTATTGCTCGGCTACCGTACTCGCTCTTGTCTTCATTCTTCTCTACCAAGTTCTCGTTTCCCGGAAATTTCGTTTCTTTAGTcacgcctcttcttcttccccagcCGTCTCGATTTCTCAATCTCAGAACTCCCAATCAAG AATCTCGACACTTGTTTCTGATGAAGATCTAAAGGGACTGATTGAGAAATTGGGGGAAAGAAACGAAGATGGTGAGATTTGGGAAGATGTTATTCAGAAAAGCAACCCTCGCGTGTCATACACTGCTAAATGCTGCAAACCAAAA gATGGTGGTCCTATGAAGTACCTAAGTACTACGGTGTTTGAGGACTGCTCGCCGGAGGTTTTGAGGGACTTTTATATGGATAATGAGTACAGGACACAATGGGATAAAACTGTGGTTGAGCATCAGCAATTGCAGGTTGACAGTAGTAGCGGAATTGAGATTGGTCGCACTATTAAAAAGTTTCCCTTGTTGACACCAAGAGAGTATGTATTAGCTTGGAGATTGTGGGAGGGGAACGATGAGTTTTACTGTTTCATCAAG GAATGTGATCACAATATGGTGCCGCAACAGAGGAAGTATGTACGTGTAAGTTACTTCAGATCTGGTTGGCGAATCAGGAAAG TTCATGGCAGGAACGCTTGTGAGATACACATGTTTCACCAGGAAGATGCTGGATTAAATGTTGAGATGGCAAAGCTTGCTTTCTCAAGAGGCATATGGAGTTACGTTTGTAAGATGGAAAATGCACTTCGTAAATTCATTGCAACCAGTCATCAACCCAAAGGCCCAACTTTATCTGCTGTCAGCTTAATGAAAAAG ATTCCATCGGAGTTAGAAAGTCAGACAAGTGGCATCACAAACTCGggaactactactactagtgaAGGAGCCAAACGGAAGAAACTGTTGAGAAAGCCTTCAAAGAAGCTGATAGCAAACAGTATATTACTTGTGGGCGGTGCAGTTGGTGGTGCAATCTGCCTGTCTCGTGGTCACTCCGCCTTAGGTGCAAAGGTTGCCCTTGCTTACTTCTTGTCGAAGATGAGAAAGCGTGGAGCTCCACTGAGCCAAACCACCCAAAATGCTG TTAGATCGGACTTGGACACAGTTGTGGTCTCTCTCCTAATGTTTCGCTGTCTGCTTCATTTTTAG
- the LOC104745539 gene encoding protein STRUBBELIG-RECEPTOR FAMILY 4 translates to MAPNLQLVILFFIACFGIFTSLVLAKTDSQDVSALNDAFKSMNSPSKLNGWSSSGGDPCGDSWDGITCKGSSVTEIKVSGRGLSGSLGYQLGNLKSLTYLDVSKNNLNGNLPYQLPDKLTYLDGSENDFNGNVPYSVSLMNDLTYLNLGRNNLNGELSDMFQKLPKLETIDLSSNQLTGKLPQSFANLTGLKTLHLQDNQFKGSINALRDLPQIDDVNVANNQFTGWIPNELKNIGNLETGGNKWSSSRAPSPPPGTRHIDRNSGGGGGMSKTLITGLIIAVSCIGGLILFAGVIALLTRRKNAQLSSHFFDEEKGGTNRSKPLFTPQPSQMLQFDNMDDFRGQKTVDSNTSIETKASVKRTSSVSFKNSPTFHLIPSTQVVATPDRFSNLEESPDTRGVKAFTLTDLQNSASGFSPNRLLGEGTIGRVYKAKYQDGRKFAVKEIDSSLLGKANPEEFSHIVSSISSIHHPNMAELVGYCSEQGRNMLVYTYFTSGSLHRFLHLSDDFSKPLTWNTRIRIALGTAQAIEYLHETCSPPLVHKNIKSSNILLDSELNPHLSDYGLANFHHRTSQNLGVGYNAPECADPSAYTLKSDVYSFGVVMLELLTGRTPYDSDRPKPEQSLVRWAKPQLKDMDSLVEMADPALCGLYAPESVSAFADIVSICVMTEPGLRPPVSNVVEALKRLV, encoded by the exons ATGGCGCCCAATCTGCAGCTGGTAATACTTTTCTTCATTGCTTGTTTCGGAATCTTCACCTCTCTTGTTCTTGCAAAAACCGATAGCCAAGACG TATCGGCTCTTAATGACGCCTTTAAGAGCATGAACTCTCCATCAAAACTCAATGGCTGGTCTTCGAGCGGAGGCGATCCTTGTGGTGACTCATGGGATGGCATTACTTGCAAGGGCTCATCGGTTACTGAAAT aaAAGTATCTGGACGTGGACTCAGTGGATCTTTAGGTTATCAGCTTGGAAACTTGAAATCACTCACTTACCT TGATGTAAGCAAGAACAATCTTAACGGAAACTTACCCTACCAGCTTCCTGATAAGCTTACTTACCT AGATGGCTCTGAGAATGACTTCAACGGTAATGTGCCATACTCGGTATCTCTCATGAACGACCTCACTTACCT AAACCTTGGTCGTAACAACCTCAATGGTGAACTGAGCGATATGTTTCAGAAGCTTCCAAAGCTTGAAACAAT TGATCTGTCTTCCAATCAACTCACGGGAAAACTACCGCAGAGTTTTGCCAATCTAACAGGCCTTAAAACACT GCACTTGCAAGACAACCAATTCAAAGGCTCTATAAATGCTCTCAGGGACCTCCCTCAGATTGATGATGT AAACGTTGCAAACAATCAATTTACTGGTTGGATCCCAAATGAGCTAAAGAACATTGGAAATCTTGA AACTGGAGGAAACAAGTGGTCAAGCAGTAGAGCTCCCTCACCACCTCCCGGAACCCGTCACATAGACAGAAACTCAGGAGGCGGTGGAGGAATGAGCAAGACTCTGATCACTGGACTCATAATAGCGGTGTCTTGTATTGGTGGACTCATTCTCTTTGCAGGAGTGATTGCATTGTTAACTCGAAGAAAGAACGCTCAGCTTTCTTCTCACTTTTTTGACGAAGAGAAAGGAGGAACCAACCGAAGCAAGCCACTCTTCACACCACAACCCTCTCAGATGCTTCAGTTCGATAATATGGATGACTTCAGAGGACAGAAGACGGTTGATTCCAACACATCAATTGAGACAAAGGCTTCTGTTAAAAGAACTTCTTCTGTCAGTTTCAAGAATTCTCCTACTTTTCATCTCATACCTTCTACTCAAGTCGTTGCAACTCCAGATCGTTTCTCCAACCTTGAAGAATCCCCTGACACGCGGGGTGTGAAAGCGTTTACGCTAACGGATTTGCAGAACTCCGCATCTGGTTTCTCACCGAATCGCCTTCTTGGTGAAGGAACCATTGGACGTGTTTACAAAGCTAAATATCAGGATGGAagg AAATTTGCAGTCAAAGAGATTGATTCTTCACTGTTAGGGAAAGCAAATCCGGAAGAGTTTTCACACATAGTGTCGAGTATCTCGAGTATTCACCACCCGAATATGGCAGAACTCGTTGGTTATTGTTCAGAACAAGGAAGGAATATGCTTGTTTATACGTATTTCACAAGTGGATCACTTCACAGATTCCTTCACCTCTCTGATGATTTTAGCAAACCATTAACTTGGAACACCAGAATCCGAATCGCTCTTGGAACTGCGCAAGCTATAGA GTACCTTCATGAAACATGCTCGCCTCCGCTAGTTCACAAGAACATCAAGTCATCGAACATTTTACTCGACAGTGAGCTAAATCCTCACCTCTCAGACTACGGCTTGGCAAACTTTCACCAC CGCACAAGTCAGAATCTTGGAGTTGGATACAATGCTCCAGAATGCGCAGATCCCTCGGCTTACACACTAAAGAGTGATGTTTACAGCTTTGGTGTGGTGATGCTGGAGCTGCTAACTGGTCGAACGCCTTATGACAG TGATAGGCCAAAACCAGAACAGTCTCTAGTTCGTTGGGCAAAGCCACAACTTAAAGACATGGACAGTCTGGTGGAAATGGCGGATCCCGCGCTGTGCGGACTCTACGCTCCAGAGTCTGTATCAGCATTTGCGGATATAGTGTCAATCTGCGTAATG acgGAGCCTGGGCTTCGGCCGCCAGTGTCAAATGTGGTGGAGGCACTGAAGAGGCTAGTGTAG
- the LOC104745541 gene encoding putative DUF21 domain-containing protein At3g13070, chloroplastic, which translates to MTGMALELSVLGRSVIDTKALNLKRYGQKSKLSGRLLPRAELHCPVVLSSSRNSNLSFRFRRSCEFSYRSRFMLFSSSQCHEGSQQNSDSGEKELESIKVLLKRGIVLGAVVCGVFLYRCPKVLASAGVVEAGYEVFGQSVVLFKNALPKIYQVLKVLREQGLILAALLSLSAFFSMAETSITTLWPWKVRELAEKEPENGVFRMLRSDVTRFLTTILIGTTVVNIAATALVTEAATAIFGEAGVSAATGLMTVAILLLTEITPKSVAVHNAQEVARLVVRPVAWLSLVLYPVGRIVTYLSMGILKILGLKGRSEPYVTEDELKLMLRGAELSGAIEEEEQDMIENVLEIKDTHVREVMTPLVDVVAIDASGSLVDFHSMWVTHQYSRVPVFEQRIDNIVGIAYAMDLLDYVQKGDLLESTSVGDMAHKPAYFVPDSMSVWNLLREFRIRKVHMAVVLNEYGGTIGIVTLEDVVEEIVGEIFDENDSKEEIQKKTGYIVMRDEGIYDVDANTSIDQLSEELNMKMPEGIQYETVSGFVCEAFGYIPKTGESVKVVLEKESWEEDNEEEEGKQERQEPKEKHQIYRVEILAGNARKVSAVRFERVNDMDQVSEAKDVKSMVPKFVRKWSSEEDDGNLSDEDQPENAVLDEHVLADNSKKQQ; encoded by the exons ATGACGGGAATGGCACTTGAGTTATCTGTTCTGGGTCGATCTGTCATTGACACAAAAGCTTTAAACTTGAAGAGATATGGTCAAAAATCGAAGCTTTCAGGAAGACTTCTCCCGAGAGCTGAGCTGCACTGCCCTGTGGTCTTGAGTTCGTCTAGAAACTCCAATTTGAGTTTTAGATTCCGACGAAGTTGTGAATTTAGCTACAGAAGTCGCTTTATGCTGTTTAGCTCGAGTCAGTGTCACGAGGGTAGTCAACAGAACTCCGATTCTGGCGAGAAGGAGCTGGAGTCGATTAAGGTTTTGTTGAAACGTGGAATTGTTCTAGGAGCTGTAGTGTGTGGAGTTTTCTTGTATCGATGCCCAAAAGTTTTAGCATCGGCTGGTGTTGTGGAAGCAGGATATGAGGTGTTTGGTCAGAGTGTAGTCTTGTTTAAGAATGCTTTGCCAAAAATTTACCAGGTTCTTAAGGTTCTTAGAGAGCAAGGTCTTATATTGGCTGCGTTGCTCAGTCTCTCTGCATTTTTCTCTATGGCTGAGACCTCCATTACCACTTTGTGGCCGTGGAAG GTGCGTGAGTTGGCTGAGAAAGAACCAGAGAATGGTGTATTCAGAATGCTCCGGAGTGATGTTACCAGATTCTTGACGACAATACTTATTGGAACAAC TGTTGTGAATATTGCGGCAACTGCCCTGGTCACTGAAGCAGCAACAGCTATATTTGGGGAAGCTGGTGTTAGTGCAGCCACTGGATTGATGACA GTGGCTATTTTACTCTTGACTGAGATTACTCCAAAAAGTGTTGCTGTCCACAATGCTCAAGAAGTTGCAAGGCTTGTG GTCAGGCCAGTGGCGTGGCTTTCCTTAGTATTATATCCTGTGGGAAGAATTGTCACATATCTGTCAATGGGAATACTGAAAATTCTTGGTTTGAAAGGACGGAG CGAACCATATGTTACTGAAGATGAGTTGAAACTGATGCTACGAGGTGCAGAATTAAGTGGCGCCATTGAAGAAGAGGAGCAG GATATGATTGAAAATGTGCTGGAGATAAAGGATACCCATGTCCGAGAGGTGATGACTCCTCTTGTTGATGTAGTTGCTATTGACGCCAGTGGCAGTCTAGTTGATTTCCATAGTATGTGGGTGACCCATCAGTACTCAAG GGTGCCTGTTTTTGAGCAGCGTATAGATAACATCGTGGGAATCGCATATGCTATGGATCTCCTAGATTATGTTCAAAAG GGTGATCTACTAGAAAGTACTTCTGTAGGGGACATGGCACATAAACCTGCATACTTCGTCCCTG ATTCAATGTCTGTTTGGAATCTTCTTAGAGAATTTCGCATAAGAAAGGTTCACATGGCAGTTGTCCTTAACGAATATGGTGGAACCATTGGA ATAGTAACTCTTGAAGATGTGGTCGAAGAGATTGTTGGTgaaatatttgatgaaaatgatTCAAAA GAGGAGATTCAGAAGAAAACAGGGTATATTGTTATGAGAGATGAGGGGATATATGATGTTGATGCTAATACCTCGATTGACCAGCTATCTGAAGAACTGAATATGAAAATGCCAGAG GGCATTCAgtacgaaacagtctcaggattTGTGTGCGAGGCCTTCGGGTATATCCCAAAAACTGGAGAAAGTGTAAAGGTTGTTCTTGAAAAGGAAAGCTGGGAAgaggataatgaagaagaggaaggtaAACAGGAGAGGCAAGAGCCAAAGGAAAAGCACCAAATTTATAGAGTAGAG ATACTAGCAGGAAATGCAAGAAAAGTTAGTGCTGTCCGCTTTGAAAGAGTGAACGATATGGATCAAGTGTCGGAGGCAAAAGATGTAAAAAGCATGGTTCCTAAATTTGTAAGGAAATGGAGTAGCGAAGAGGATGATGGGAACTTGTCTGATGAAGACCAACCCGAGAATGCTGTCTTAGATGAACATGTATTGGCTGATAATAGCAAGAAACAGCAATGA